In one Thermanaerovibrio velox DSM 12556 genomic region, the following are encoded:
- the galE gene encoding UDP-glucose 4-epimerase GalE, protein MAILITGAAGYIGSHCCVETLEAGYQVVGLDSFVNSKPEVLNRIKAITGRDFLFYRGDMRDKDLLDRIFTENQVDTVIHFAGLKAVGESVERPLDYYDNNVCGTVTLCDAMLRHGVRRVVFSSSATVYGTPERCPIPEDAPLGPESPYGRTKLMIEEILRDLCSAKEGLLSAVLLRYFNPIGAHPSGMIGEDPQGIPNNLMPYITQVACGRLEELKVFGGDYDTPDGTPVRDYIHVVDLAKGHIRAIEKAASSKGVMVYNLGTGRGYSVLEVIKAFEAATGISIPYRIVDRRPGDVPVCYADPSKALRELQWRPEMDINQMCRDSWNWQSRNPMGYDAR, encoded by the coding sequence ATGGCCATACTCATAACCGGCGCGGCCGGTTACATAGGAAGCCACTGCTGCGTTGAGACCCTGGAGGCGGGGTATCAAGTGGTGGGATTGGATAGCTTCGTGAACAGCAAGCCGGAGGTGCTTAACCGCATCAAGGCCATAACGGGCAGGGATTTCCTGTTCTACCGGGGGGACATGAGGGACAAGGACCTCCTGGACAGGATTTTCACCGAGAATCAGGTGGACACGGTCATCCACTTCGCGGGTCTTAAGGCGGTGGGGGAGTCGGTGGAGCGACCCCTGGACTACTACGATAACAACGTCTGCGGCACCGTTACGCTGTGCGACGCCATGCTCCGCCACGGGGTAAGGCGCGTGGTCTTCAGCTCCTCCGCCACCGTTTACGGCACCCCCGAACGGTGCCCCATACCGGAGGATGCCCCCTTGGGCCCCGAGAGCCCTTACGGCAGGACCAAGCTCATGATAGAGGAGATCCTAAGGGACCTCTGCTCCGCAAAGGAGGGGCTGCTGTCCGCGGTCCTGCTTCGCTACTTCAACCCCATAGGAGCCCATCCCAGCGGCATGATAGGGGAGGACCCCCAGGGGATACCTAACAACCTGATGCCCTACATAACCCAGGTGGCCTGCGGGAGGCTTGAGGAGTTAAAGGTCTTTGGTGGCGACTACGACACCCCCGACGGAACCCCCGTGAGGGACTACATACACGTGGTCGACCTGGCCAAGGGACACATCAGGGCCATCGAGAAGGCCGCCTCGTCAAAGGGTGTGATGGTCTACAACCTGGGCACCGGAAGGGGGTACAGCGTCCTCGAGGTGATAAAGGCCTTTGAGGCCGCCACGGGGATAAGCATACCCTACAGGATAGTTGACCGCCGTCCCGGGGACGTGCCGGTTTGTTATGCGGACCCCTCAAAGGCCCTGAGGGAACTTCAATGGCGGCCGGAGATGGACATAAACCAAATGTGCAGGGACTCCTGGAACTGGCAGAGCAGGAACCCCATGGGATACGACGCCCGATGA